The Nocardioides campestrisoli genome includes a window with the following:
- a CDS encoding Ig-like domain-containing protein has translation MTRRNPRGVVTGLAAMALAGALLPVFSGVASAAPDPAEVASGDGWSVTQAPGGYLVSVELDEPLPVRSDAPTVEVDGSSVGIATESADGLSLTAFTTDPAVLEAKEVDAGWTSESTPADARGVQTVEVPAAASAAPPLPADPLAEGDYEWTESIYKFGDQAIDLAAIGGVRGELEGKVYLPSTGGERPTVILLHGRHTSCYGTGPSNPDRWPCAVSPSTDPTQEARKSIPSYAGYDGTARILASHGYSVVSISANAINSNDNQLAADQGAQARGQLILDTLEMLDRANKGQQVVYRDAWTERDVDLAQALRDGTASYAVRAEGFVTGAPALDRVTPADFVGRFDLDSIGLMGHSRGGEGVTSAAVLNQGLADPWAIKSILPLAPVDFGRMTVPDVPMQVILPYCDGDVSNQQGQHMLDDSRYAFDDDVLRSGVWVMGANHNFYNTVWTPGLYAYSVSDDWGTAARRVEPTCGTDPSVAETSLRLSPAEQYEQGSAYMSAWFRLTMGGERRFLPMFDGSGQVPASLDGADVRTVATAPASARSTIATFESASPLVRRFGSVSLTPCASLSGRTTAQDLAPCATTLGSAQAPHWTPASNGGNVPATPVTRMEWTAGDEVRVSVPPALRDASRHERLSVKVAASESVEVGTDLVLTVVDGTGATWSEPVSELNPYALTRLPTSTSSAATSTLKKVVLQQVNVDLDTLADAGLSVTDLREVRFTPAEDAPVGGAYLSDLAFETSSVGTPRVRTWPVLDLYAPHHMEGDAPSTVEFAAHLSSPAKTSVTGYVSLLGSTTSRAGIAMEKVTFAPGETCKPVTVPLQGDTAPSSSVSTSVKASVINTSGAVMGKQAIAFTQVAEDDGILAPAADQVAPAPSASFGTPGAACAELATVLAGGEVEAPGVVAPGSESVMAAAGFRRGETVTFTAPGTDAVTAEADASGRAVALLAVPQTASRGELALTATGAATGRVATGATQVLDASTTALSLSPAAPGLREPVTLEAKVDGGDAAGPVEFLDGDTVLGTATTTDGVARLALPGFGAGEHRLSARFLPSATTQGSQSAAVVLTLARNTPTLAVALSAPATEYGAPATVSVTVGGAAGGEVELGVGTDVVTLPVGQGGVASHTLPATLGVGTYTLTAQYLGSADTAGSTVARVSYRVSPRATSTEVSAPGKVRKGKKLTVKVRVAGTVPGEASTGTAEVRVRGGGRTLTKTVPVSATGEAKVVVRAPAKGKKVRIRASYSPTANYAPSKAKVKVVTLR, from the coding sequence GTGACACGACGAAATCCCCGCGGCGTGGTGACCGGCCTCGCCGCCATGGCCTTGGCGGGCGCCCTGCTCCCCGTCTTCTCAGGGGTGGCCTCGGCCGCCCCTGACCCCGCAGAGGTAGCCAGCGGCGACGGCTGGTCGGTGACCCAGGCCCCTGGCGGCTACCTAGTCAGCGTCGAGCTCGACGAGCCGCTGCCGGTGCGCTCCGACGCCCCCACCGTCGAGGTGGACGGCAGCAGCGTGGGCATCGCCACCGAGTCTGCTGACGGCCTCTCCCTGACGGCGTTCACCACCGACCCCGCGGTGCTCGAGGCCAAGGAGGTCGACGCCGGCTGGACCAGTGAGTCGACCCCGGCCGACGCCCGCGGCGTGCAGACGGTCGAGGTCCCTGCCGCCGCCTCCGCAGCGCCGCCCCTGCCTGCGGACCCGCTGGCCGAGGGCGACTACGAGTGGACCGAGTCCATTTACAAGTTCGGCGACCAGGCCATCGACCTGGCCGCCATCGGGGGGGTGCGCGGAGAGCTCGAGGGCAAGGTCTACCTCCCCAGCACCGGCGGCGAGCGGCCGACGGTGATCCTGCTCCACGGGCGGCACACCTCCTGCTACGGCACCGGGCCCAGCAACCCGGACCGGTGGCCCTGCGCGGTGAGCCCGAGCACGGACCCGACCCAGGAGGCCCGCAAGTCGATCCCCAGCTACGCCGGGTACGACGGGACGGCCCGGATCCTGGCCAGCCACGGCTACTCCGTGGTCTCCATCTCGGCCAACGCGATCAACTCCAACGACAACCAGCTGGCCGCCGACCAGGGCGCCCAGGCCCGTGGCCAGCTCATCCTCGACACGCTCGAGATGCTCGACCGGGCCAACAAGGGCCAGCAGGTCGTCTACCGCGACGCCTGGACCGAGCGCGACGTCGACCTCGCGCAGGCGCTGCGCGACGGGACGGCCTCCTACGCAGTGCGTGCCGAGGGCTTCGTCACCGGCGCTCCGGCGCTGGACCGGGTCACGCCCGCCGACTTCGTCGGTCGCTTCGACCTGGACTCGATCGGCCTGATGGGCCATTCGCGTGGCGGCGAGGGCGTGACCTCCGCGGCTGTCCTCAACCAGGGGCTCGCAGATCCGTGGGCGATCAAGTCGATCCTGCCCCTGGCACCCGTCGACTTCGGGCGGATGACCGTCCCGGACGTGCCGATGCAGGTGATCCTCCCCTACTGCGACGGCGACGTGTCCAACCAGCAGGGCCAGCACATGCTGGACGACAGCCGCTACGCCTTCGACGACGACGTGCTGCGCAGCGGCGTCTGGGTGATGGGTGCCAACCACAACTTCTACAACACCGTGTGGACCCCCGGCCTCTACGCCTACAGCGTCTCCGACGACTGGGGCACCGCGGCCCGCCGCGTAGAGCCGACCTGCGGCACCGACCCGTCGGTGGCCGAGACGTCGCTGCGTCTCTCCCCCGCGGAGCAGTACGAGCAGGGCTCGGCGTACATGTCGGCGTGGTTCCGCCTGACCATGGGCGGGGAGAGGCGCTTCCTGCCGATGTTCGACGGCTCGGGACAGGTGCCGGCCTCCCTGGACGGCGCCGATGTCCGCACCGTGGCCACCGCCCCGGCCAGCGCCCGCTCCACCATCGCCACGTTCGAGTCCGCCTCCCCGCTGGTGCGGCGGTTCGGCTCGGTCTCGCTGACCCCGTGCGCCAGCCTCAGCGGCCGGACCACGGCCCAGGACCTGGCTCCGTGCGCCACCACCCTGGGCAGCGCCCAGGCCCCGCACTGGACCCCCGCGTCCAACGGCGGCAACGTCCCCGCCACCCCGGTCACCCGGATGGAGTGGACCGCGGGCGACGAGGTGCGGGTCTCCGTGCCGCCGGCCCTGCGCGACGCCTCGCGGCACGAGCGCCTCTCGGTCAAGGTGGCTGCGTCGGAGAGCGTCGAGGTCGGCACCGACCTCGTCCTGACCGTCGTGGACGGCACCGGCGCCACCTGGAGCGAGCCCGTCTCCGAGCTCAACCCGTACGCGCTGACCCGGCTGCCCACTTCCACCTCCAGCGCCGCGACGTCGACGCTGAAGAAGGTGGTGCTCCAGCAGGTCAACGTCGACCTCGACACGCTCGCGGACGCGGGCCTGTCCGTCACCGACCTGCGCGAGGTGCGGTTCACCCCGGCCGAGGACGCGCCGGTCGGCGGGGCCTACCTCTCCGACCTCGCGTTCGAGACCTCGAGCGTGGGCACCCCCCGGGTGCGCACCTGGCCCGTGCTCGACCTCTACGCGCCGCACCACATGGAGGGCGACGCCCCCAGCACGGTCGAGTTCGCCGCGCACCTGAGCTCCCCGGCCAAGACGTCGGTCACGGGCTACGTCTCCCTGCTCGGCAGCACCACCAGCCGCGCCGGGATCGCGATGGAGAAGGTCACCTTCGCCCCCGGGGAGACCTGCAAGCCGGTCACCGTGCCGCTGCAGGGCGACACCGCCCCCAGCTCCTCGGTGAGCACCTCGGTCAAGGCGAGCGTGATCAACACCTCCGGGGCAGTGATGGGCAAGCAGGCCATCGCCTTCACCCAGGTCGCCGAGGACGACGGCATCCTTGCGCCAGCAGCGGACCAGGTCGCGCCGGCACCCTCCGCGTCGTTCGGCACGCCCGGCGCAGCCTGCGCCGAGCTGGCCACGGTCCTGGCCGGTGGAGAGGTGGAGGCACCCGGCGTGGTGGCGCCGGGCAGCGAGTCGGTGATGGCAGCCGCCGGTTTCCGCCGCGGCGAGACGGTGACCTTCACCGCTCCCGGCACCGACGCGGTGACCGCCGAGGCCGACGCCTCGGGTCGTGCCGTGGCGCTGCTCGCCGTGCCCCAGACGGCGTCGCGCGGTGAGCTCGCCCTCACCGCCACCGGTGCCGCGACCGGCCGGGTGGCCACCGGTGCCACCCAGGTGCTGGACGCCAGCACCACCGCCCTCTCGCTCTCCCCGGCGGCGCCGGGCCTGCGGGAGCCGGTGACGCTCGAGGCGAAGGTCGACGGCGGCGACGCCGCGGGCCCCGTGGAGTTCCTCGACGGTGACACGGTGCTGGGCACGGCGACGACCACGGACGGCGTGGCTCGCCTGGCTCTGCCGGGCTTCGGCGCCGGGGAGCACCGCCTCTCGGCGCGGTTCCTGCCCTCGGCCACCACCCAGGGCTCGCAGTCGGCTGCCGTCGTGCTCACGCTGGCGCGCAACACTCCGACGCTCGCCGTGGCCCTGAGCGCCCCGGCCACCGAGTACGGCGCTCCCGCGACCGTCTCGGTCACCGTCGGCGGGGCGGCCGGTGGCGAGGTCGAGCTGGGCGTCGGGACCGACGTGGTCACGCTGCCCGTCGGGCAGGGCGGCGTCGCCTCGCACACCCTGCCGGCCACGCTCGGGGTCGGGACCTACACCCTCACCGCGCAGTACCTCGGCAGCGCCGACACCGCCGGCTCGACGGTCGCTCGGGTCTCCTACCGGGTCAGCCCGCGGGCGACCTCGACCGAGGTCTCGGCTCCCGGCAAGGTGCGGAAGGGCAAGAAGCTCACCGTGAAGGTCCGGGTCGCCGGCACCGTCCCGGGCGAGGCCTCCACGGGCACCGCCGAGGTGCGGGTCCGTGGCGGTGGCCGCACCCTGACCAAGACGGTCCCGGTCTCCGCGACCGGCGAGGCCAAGGTCGTGGTCCGCGCTCCGGCGAAGGGCAAGAAGGTGCGCATCCGCGCGTCGTACTCCCCGACCGCGAACTACGCGCCCAGCAAGGCGAAGGTCAAGGTGGTGACGCTGCGCTGA
- a CDS encoding 4a-hydroxytetrahydrobiopterin dehydratase: MSEILTPAQVGAAGLADWRQLFHALQTRYATGDFATGLALLTEIGRAAEEADHHPDLDLRYGHLNVRLYSHDAGGVTRRDLRLAQRISELAAARGVVAVPQLLSAAEVALDTPDRTRVEPFWRAVLAEPQPHEGEVRDDSGDLPRLWFQASGDEEPRQRFHLDVMVPSDQARARIEAALAAGGVLVDDEMAPTFTVLADPDGNRVCVCTMEGRDG; this comes from the coding sequence ATGAGCGAGATCCTGACCCCGGCCCAGGTCGGCGCCGCTGGCCTGGCCGACTGGCGACAGCTGTTCCACGCGCTGCAGACCCGGTACGCCACCGGCGACTTCGCGACCGGCCTGGCGTTGCTGACCGAGATCGGCCGGGCCGCGGAGGAGGCCGACCACCATCCCGACCTCGACCTGCGCTACGGGCACCTCAACGTCCGGCTGTACAGCCACGACGCGGGGGGCGTGACCCGTCGCGACCTCCGGCTGGCCCAGCGGATCAGCGAGCTGGCCGCCGCCCGCGGCGTGGTGGCCGTCCCGCAGCTGCTCTCCGCGGCCGAGGTGGCGCTCGACACGCCCGACCGCACACGGGTCGAGCCCTTCTGGCGAGCGGTCCTGGCGGAGCCGCAGCCGCACGAGGGCGAGGTCCGCGACGACTCCGGTGACCTCCCGCGGCTGTGGTTCCAGGCCAGCGGCGACGAGGAGCCCCGGCAGCGGTTCCACCTCGACGTGATGGTCCCCTCCGACCAGGCCCGGGCCCGGATCGAGGCCGCCCTGGCGGCGGGGGGCGTGCTGGTCGACGACGAGATGGCTCCGACCTTCACGGTGCTGGCCGACCCGGACGGAAACCGGGTGTGCGTGTGCACCATGGAGGGTCGCGACGGCTGA
- the dxs gene encoding 1-deoxy-D-xylulose-5-phosphate synthase has product MGHLESISAPRDLRGLDDEQLGELATEIRDFLVATCARTGGHLGPNLGVVELTLAIHRVFDSPHDRVVFDTGHQTYVHKLLTGRAAGFDRLRQEGGVSGYPSRAESEHDIVENSHASTALSYADGLAKAYRIRGEDRHVVAVIGDGALTGGMAWEALNNIAIAQDSRLVIVVNDNERSYTPTIGGLATALTSLRTNPRYEQILDLVKRRLTAVKGVGPAAYDALHAMKKGMKDALAPQGLFEDLGLKYVGPIDGHDRAAVEQALTQAKRFNGPVIVHALTKKGYGYQAAMAHEADQFHAPRPFDVETGEEHPTGRIWTDHFGEEMVRIGERRDDVVALTAAMMHPVGLDHFQRRFPQRTFDVGIAEQHAVTSAAGLAMGGLHPVFAVYATFLNRAFDQVLMDVALHKCGVTFALDRSGVTGDDGASHNGMWDMSILQVVPGLRLAAPRDAARLRELLNEAIDVDDAPTVVRFPKGPPPEDLEAIGKVGDADLMVRTGDQDVLVVAVGSMVAVAMDVAERLEAQGIGVTVVDPRWVKPVDPAIVALAREHRLVVSVEDNGVVGGCGSVLLQTLNEQGVDTPVRLHGIPQDFLDHAKRGVILSRIGLDAQSLARSIVEEITAADEGSELVEADQAP; this is encoded by the coding sequence ATGGGCCACCTGGAGTCGATCTCCGCACCGCGTGATCTCCGTGGTCTCGACGACGAGCAGCTCGGCGAGCTGGCCACGGAGATCCGGGACTTCCTCGTCGCGACCTGCGCCCGCACCGGCGGGCACCTGGGACCCAACCTCGGCGTCGTCGAGCTGACCCTGGCGATCCACCGGGTCTTCGACAGCCCGCACGACCGCGTGGTCTTCGACACCGGTCACCAGACCTACGTGCACAAGCTCCTCACCGGCCGCGCCGCGGGCTTCGACCGGCTGCGCCAGGAGGGCGGGGTCAGCGGCTACCCGAGCCGGGCGGAGTCCGAGCACGACATCGTGGAGAACTCGCACGCCTCGACCGCCCTGAGCTACGCCGACGGCCTGGCCAAGGCGTACCGGATCCGCGGCGAGGACCGGCACGTGGTGGCCGTGATCGGCGACGGCGCCCTGACCGGTGGCATGGCCTGGGAGGCGCTGAACAACATCGCGATCGCCCAGGACAGCCGGCTGGTGATCGTGGTCAACGACAACGAGCGCTCCTACACGCCCACCATCGGCGGTCTGGCGACCGCGTTGACCAGCCTGCGCACCAACCCCCGCTACGAGCAGATCCTCGACCTGGTCAAGCGCCGTCTGACCGCGGTCAAGGGCGTGGGGCCCGCGGCGTACGACGCGCTGCACGCGATGAAGAAGGGGATGAAGGACGCCCTGGCACCCCAGGGGCTCTTCGAGGACCTCGGCCTGAAGTACGTCGGCCCGATCGACGGGCACGACCGAGCGGCGGTGGAGCAGGCGCTGACCCAGGCCAAGCGGTTCAACGGCCCCGTCATCGTGCACGCCCTGACCAAGAAGGGCTACGGCTACCAGGCCGCGATGGCGCACGAGGCCGACCAGTTCCACGCGCCCCGCCCGTTCGACGTGGAGACGGGGGAGGAGCACCCGACCGGACGCATCTGGACCGACCACTTCGGCGAGGAGATGGTCCGCATCGGCGAGCGCCGCGACGACGTGGTCGCGCTCACCGCCGCGATGATGCACCCCGTCGGGCTCGACCACTTCCAGCGTCGCTTCCCCCAGCGGACCTTCGACGTGGGGATCGCCGAGCAGCACGCGGTCACCTCGGCCGCCGGCCTGGCGATGGGCGGGCTGCACCCGGTCTTCGCCGTGTACGCCACCTTCCTCAACCGCGCCTTCGACCAGGTCCTGATGGACGTCGCGCTGCACAAGTGCGGGGTCACGTTCGCCCTCGACCGCAGCGGGGTCACCGGCGACGACGGCGCCAGCCACAACGGCATGTGGGACATGTCGATCCTCCAGGTGGTCCCCGGGCTCCGGCTCGCCGCCCCGCGCGACGCCGCCCGGCTGCGTGAGCTGCTCAACGAGGCGATCGACGTCGACGACGCCCCCACCGTGGTGCGCTTCCCCAAGGGTCCGCCGCCCGAGGACCTCGAGGCGATCGGCAAGGTCGGCGACGCCGACCTGATGGTCCGCACGGGCGACCAGGACGTGCTGGTGGTGGCCGTGGGGTCGATGGTCGCGGTCGCGATGGACGTCGCCGAGCGCCTCGAAGCCCAGGGCATCGGGGTCACCGTCGTCGACCCCCGCTGGGTCAAGCCGGTGGACCCCGCGATCGTCGCCCTGGCCCGCGAGCACCGCCTGGTGGTCAGCGTGGAGGACAACGGGGTCGTCGGCGGCTGCGGCTCCGTGCTGCTCCAGACGCTGAACGAGCAGGGCGTGGACACGCCGGTGCGCCTGCACGGCATCCCGCAGGACTTCCTGGACCACGCCAAGCGCGGCGTGATCCTCTCCCGGATCGGGCTCGACGCCCAGTCGCTGGCCCGCTCCATCGTGGAGGAGATCACCGCCGCCGACGAGGGCTCCGAGCTGGTCGAGGCCGACCAGGCTCCCTGA
- a CDS encoding amino acid permease, with product MRRKSVEQSIAETDEPEHRLKKNLGALDLMIFGVGVIIGAGIFVVTGTVAKTNSGPAITLSFLIAGLACGLAALCYAEFAATVPVAGSAYTFSYATFGELVAWIIGWDLALEFTIGAAALATSFSGYYQEVVDGSFLEVPTGIASAADGFVDLPAVVISVLVTVVLIVGIKFSSRVNQAVVAIKLLVIAMVLIFGFSHIDTANYVPFIPESKPAPAGSGGFLDSTLISTLTGAEPAVYGLAGVIAGASIVFFAFLGFDIVATTAEETRNPQRDIPRGIIGSLVIVTVLYIAVSLVVTGMQPYEQIDENDAAPLATAFDAVGMEWMGRLIAIGACIGLIVVVMILMLGQTRVGFAMARDGLLPKPLAKVHPVFGTPYVFTAITGLAVAAISGFVELDTLVNLVSIGALFAFVLVSLGVLLLRRQRPDLPRAFRTPLVYVVSPVSALLCAYLMLNLTGATWVRFLAWMALGLVVYFLYGRRHSRLAGT from the coding sequence ATGCGCCGCAAGAGCGTGGAGCAGTCGATCGCGGAGACCGACGAGCCCGAGCACCGGTTGAAGAAGAACCTGGGCGCCCTGGACCTGATGATCTTCGGGGTCGGCGTGATCATCGGCGCGGGGATCTTCGTGGTCACCGGCACGGTCGCCAAGACCAACAGCGGGCCGGCGATCACGCTCTCCTTCCTGATCGCCGGGCTGGCCTGCGGCCTCGCTGCCCTGTGCTACGCCGAGTTCGCCGCCACGGTGCCGGTCGCCGGAAGCGCCTACACGTTCAGCTACGCCACCTTCGGCGAGCTCGTGGCCTGGATCATCGGCTGGGACCTGGCGCTGGAGTTCACCATCGGGGCGGCCGCCCTGGCCACGAGCTTCTCCGGCTACTACCAGGAGGTCGTGGACGGCAGCTTCCTGGAGGTGCCGACCGGGATCGCCTCCGCAGCCGACGGGTTCGTCGACCTTCCCGCCGTGGTGATCTCCGTGCTGGTGACGGTCGTGCTGATCGTCGGGATCAAGTTCTCCAGCCGGGTCAACCAGGCGGTGGTGGCGATCAAGCTGCTGGTGATCGCCATGGTGCTGATCTTCGGCTTCTCCCACATCGACACCGCGAACTACGTCCCGTTCATCCCGGAGTCGAAGCCGGCCCCCGCCGGCAGCGGCGGCTTCCTCGACAGCACGCTGATCAGCACCCTGACCGGCGCGGAGCCGGCGGTCTACGGGCTGGCGGGAGTGATCGCCGGGGCGTCGATCGTCTTCTTCGCCTTCCTCGGCTTCGACATCGTCGCGACGACCGCGGAGGAGACGCGCAACCCGCAGCGCGACATCCCCCGCGGGATCATCGGCTCCCTGGTGATCGTGACCGTGCTCTACATCGCCGTGAGCCTGGTGGTGACCGGCATGCAGCCCTACGAGCAGATCGACGAGAACGACGCGGCCCCGCTCGCCACGGCCTTCGACGCCGTCGGGATGGAGTGGATGGGCCGGCTGATCGCGATCGGAGCCTGCATCGGGCTGATCGTGGTGGTGATGATCCTGATGCTCGGGCAGACCCGGGTCGGCTTCGCGATGGCCCGCGACGGGCTCCTGCCCAAGCCGTTGGCCAAGGTGCACCCGGTATTCGGCACGCCGTACGTCTTCACCGCGATCACCGGGCTCGCGGTAGCGGCGATCAGCGGGTTCGTCGAGCTCGACACCCTGGTCAACCTGGTCAGCATCGGCGCGCTCTTCGCATTCGTGCTGGTCAGCCTGGGGGTCCTGCTGCTGCGCCGGCAGCGACCGGACCTGCCCCGGGCCTTCCGCACGCCGCTGGTCTACGTGGTGAGCCCGGTCTCGGCCCTGCTGTGCGCCTACCTGATGCTCAACCTGACCGGGGCCACCTGGGTCCGGTTCCTCGCCTGGATGGCCCTGGGACTGGTGGTGTACTTCCTCTACGGGCGCCGCCACTCCCGACTGGCGGGCACCTGA
- a CDS encoding SigE family RNA polymerase sigma factor yields MARRDSEAFTEFVAARSAALHRTAYLMVGDRGLAQDLLQEALTKTYVAWPRLRDPRRAEAYTRKAITTTAIGWYRRKGWTAERPGTEAPDLGRPGHEGQVAERDWLWRALLDLPPRQRAALVCRFYDDLSEAQTAEVMGCAPGTVKSQVSAGLAKLRAAVGDRGLDATFLDDELTEATR; encoded by the coding sequence ATGGCGCGACGTGACTCCGAGGCGTTCACCGAGTTCGTGGCCGCCAGGTCCGCCGCCCTGCACCGCACGGCCTACCTGATGGTCGGCGACCGGGGTCTGGCCCAGGACCTGCTCCAGGAGGCGCTCACCAAGACGTACGTCGCCTGGCCACGGCTGCGGGACCCCCGACGGGCCGAGGCCTACACGCGCAAGGCGATCACCACCACGGCGATCGGCTGGTACCGGCGCAAGGGCTGGACCGCCGAGCGACCCGGTACCGAGGCCCCGGACCTGGGGCGTCCCGGGCACGAGGGGCAGGTGGCCGAGCGCGACTGGCTCTGGCGGGCGCTGCTCGACCTGCCGCCGCGGCAGCGGGCCGCGCTCGTGTGCCGGTTCTACGACGACCTGAGCGAGGCCCAGACCGCCGAGGTCATGGGGTGCGCGCCCGGCACCGTGAAGAGCCAGGTCTCCGCCGGGCTCGCCAAGCTGCGTGCGGCCGTGGGCGACCGCGGCCTGGACGCCACCTTCCTGGACGACGAGCTGACGGAGGCGACGCGATGA
- a CDS encoding 3-hydroxyacyl-CoA dehydrogenase NAD-binding domain-containing protein, with amino-acid sequence MSDLSTLIEKAASLAPENEVVTQAKLRKVTLPGDAGVLGLITLDNGLDHTRPNTFGFKGLISLNEAIDAALADDEITALAVTGKPFILAAGADLSGISGGGPDGVRLIAELGHGVFRKLGEGGKPSFGFINGLALGGGLEVALHCTYRTVMDSAPALGLPEVMLGLVPGWGGAWLLPNLVGADAAVTVMVENPLNNGKVIGGKKAYDLGIADAVFSGADYLEQSLLWAADVLTGKVTVERPEVDRGAGWDAAVERARGIVLAKTGGASPAGKRVVELLEAARTSTRDEGFAAEDQGLEDMSKTPELLASLYSFDLVQKRAKRPAGAPDKSLARKVTKVGIVGAGLMASQMALLFARRLEVPVVLTDLDEERAQKGVAYVTAEIDKLLGKGRISQDKANRLKSLVSGSADKETAFAGADFVIEAVFEEMSVKKSVFADVEKVVSPECVLATNTSSLSITEMASELQHPERVVGFHFFNPVAIMPLLEIVKGDATDDETLATAFATGKGLKKTCILVKDSPSFIVNRLLGRFLGEVAKAVDAGTPIETADAAFAGIAPMPPFMLLGLVGPAIALHNNETLVKAFPDRFYVSPLLERVVAEKKTSFYLPDLSIDPEIKALQEQPENPVVLSKDELREAALSGLAEEARLMLDEGVVAAPEDLDLAMITGAGFSFWNGGLTMLLDSSGVAEKVNGKRFH; translated from the coding sequence ATGTCCGACCTGAGCACCCTGATCGAGAAGGCCGCGTCCCTCGCCCCCGAGAACGAGGTCGTGACGCAGGCCAAGCTGCGCAAGGTCACCCTGCCGGGTGACGCCGGTGTCCTGGGCCTGATCACCCTGGACAACGGGCTGGACCACACCCGGCCCAACACCTTCGGGTTCAAGGGCCTGATCTCCCTGAACGAGGCGATCGACGCTGCCCTGGCCGACGACGAGATCACCGCGCTGGCGGTCACGGGCAAGCCGTTCATCCTCGCCGCCGGCGCCGACCTGTCCGGCATCTCCGGCGGCGGCCCGGACGGCGTCCGGCTGATCGCCGAGCTCGGCCACGGCGTCTTCCGCAAGCTGGGCGAGGGCGGCAAGCCCTCGTTCGGCTTCATCAACGGCCTGGCGCTGGGCGGTGGCCTCGAGGTCGCGCTGCACTGCACCTACCGCACCGTGATGGACTCGGCTCCCGCGCTCGGCCTGCCCGAGGTCATGCTCGGCCTGGTCCCCGGCTGGGGCGGCGCCTGGCTGCTCCCGAACCTGGTCGGCGCGGACGCGGCGGTCACCGTGATGGTGGAGAACCCGCTCAACAACGGCAAGGTCATCGGCGGCAAGAAGGCCTACGACCTCGGCATCGCCGACGCGGTCTTCTCCGGCGCCGACTACCTGGAGCAGTCGCTGCTGTGGGCGGCCGACGTGCTGACCGGCAAGGTCACCGTCGAGCGGCCCGAGGTCGACCGCGGGGCCGGCTGGGACGCCGCCGTCGAGCGGGCCCGCGGCATCGTGCTGGCGAAGACCGGCGGTGCCTCGCCGGCCGGCAAGCGGGTCGTCGAGCTGCTCGAGGCCGCCCGCACCTCGACCCGCGACGAGGGCTTCGCGGCCGAGGACCAGGGTCTGGAGGACATGTCCAAGACCCCGGAGCTGCTGGCCAGCCTCTACTCCTTCGACCTGGTGCAGAAGCGGGCCAAGCGCCCCGCCGGTGCGCCGGACAAGTCCCTGGCCCGCAAGGTGACCAAGGTCGGCATCGTCGGCGCGGGCCTGATGGCCTCGCAGATGGCCCTGCTCTTCGCCCGGCGCCTCGAGGTCCCGGTGGTCCTGACCGACCTCGACGAGGAGCGCGCCCAGAAGGGTGTCGCCTACGTCACCGCCGAGATCGACAAGCTGCTCGGCAAGGGCCGGATCAGCCAGGACAAGGCGAACCGCCTCAAGTCGCTGGTCTCCGGGTCGGCGGACAAGGAGACCGCGTTCGCCGGTGCCGACTTCGTGATCGAGGCCGTCTTCGAGGAGATGTCGGTCAAGAAGTCGGTCTTCGCCGACGTGGAGAAGGTCGTCTCGCCCGAGTGCGTGCTGGCCACCAACACCTCCTCGCTGTCGATCACCGAGATGGCCTCCGAGCTGCAGCACCCGGAGCGGGTCGTGGGCTTCCACTTCTTCAACCCGGTCGCGATCATGCCGCTGCTCGAGATCGTCAAGGGCGACGCCACCGACGACGAGACCCTGGCCACCGCCTTCGCCACCGGCAAGGGCCTGAAGAAGACCTGCATCCTGGTCAAGGACAGCCCCTCGTTCATCGTGAACCGGCTGCTCGGCCGGTTCCTGGGCGAGGTCGCCAAGGCGGTCGACGCCGGTACCCCGATCGAGACCGCGGACGCCGCGTTCGCCGGGATCGCGCCGATGCCGCCGTTCATGCTGCTCGGCCTCGTCGGCCCGGCGATCGCGCTGCACAACAACGAGACCCTGGTCAAGGCGTTCCCCGACCGGTTCTACGTCTCCCCGCTCCTCGAGCGGGTCGTGGCGGAGAAGAAGACCTCGTTCTACCTGCCGGACCTCTCCATCGACCCGGAGATCAAGGCCCTGCAGGAGCAGCCGGAGAACCCGGTCGTGCTGAGCAAGGACGAGCTGCGCGAGGCGGCCCTCTCCGGGCTCGCCGAGGAGGCACGCCTGATGCTGGACGAGGGTGTCGTCGCGGCTCCCGAGGACCTGGACCTGGCGATGATCACCGGCGCCGGCTTCTCGTTCTGGAACGGTGGCCTGACCATGCTGCTCGACTCCTCCGGCGTCGCCGAGAAGGTCAACGGCAAGCGGTTCCACTGA